A single region of the Chitinophaga niabensis genome encodes:
- a CDS encoding SusC/RagA family TonB-linked outer membrane protein: MWKKLFLAFTAIVMIMATSLESMGQTDLSKKITVNFKNKPLKDALKTITKESGVPFVYTSNDAAFQASVNLSAANETVNNVIKKILTPLQLDFQVVSGKVLIEKAKSKPPVPVADTKPIRVKGKVVDAATGEPVPGVSVAVKGAGIGTSTNEKGEYELGNVPPKGTLVFTIIGYTRYEEAVNGQGNIQVTLSTLASELNETVVIGYGTRKRKDLTGSVGSVSMEDMNKAPVSSFDEALAGRVAGVQVSSAEGQPGTNSRIVIRGNNSLTQDNYPLYVIDGFPIETADNNILNPDDIESIDVLKDASATAIYGARGANGVIIITTKRGKLGAPSIRYNTWYGFQQNIQEIPVMDAYEFVKLQQEIKAGDLDLTYLANGATVEDYKNVPSINWQKKLYRVAPMQNHSISMSGGTEKTKYAVSGQILDQQGTIINSAFKRYQGKVSLDQQVNDKIKVGGNLSYTTTKTTGTSPSALSGSSMNNLLYSAWGYRPAGPINSSKPINEDFEDELIDDMVNSGTDYRINPFLSAENEYRLRNVNNLIANGFGEYRILPELMLRVSGGINKNTQRNDAFNNSLTRSGNPNTVYKVNGSIMYYESSTWLNENTLVYDKKINKNNRINAVAGFTLQGNKSSAYGMSANQLPNESLGLSGLSQGVPQPITSRESEWSMASALARVNYTFRERYLLTASFRSDGSSKFRSTNQWSYFPSAAFAWKIKGEKFMKNIRIINDAKLRASWGITGNNRVSEYATYALLDFAVRNSYYSFGNQLQQSAVPTSLASEDLKWENTAQTDVGLDVDFFKSRISLSVDYYKKTTSDLLLNAKLPPTTGYGSAFKNVGKTSNEGLEISLNTVNIKPTNKNGFSWSSGFNISFNKSKILALTQNQESMTSSMSWDSWYATVPLYIAKIGQPMGQFYGFIWDGVYQYDDFNKLPNGSYLLKDDRPTNGNTRAAIQPGDIKYRDLNGDGVVNVDDRTVIGRGLPVHIGGFTNNFRYKNFDLNIFFQWSYGNEIMNGNRINFETGNKSYLNQYKTFESRWTPDNTATTMPRAGGQFGYVYSTRTLEDGSFLRLKTAAIGYTLPAALLNRAKIKSLRLYASAQNLITWTKYTGSDPEVGIGYSALTPGFDYSSYPRARTITFGLNLSL; this comes from the coding sequence GTACCTGTGGCCGATACTAAGCCCATTCGCGTAAAAGGTAAAGTGGTGGACGCTGCCACCGGAGAACCTGTACCCGGGGTTTCCGTTGCAGTGAAAGGTGCCGGTATCGGTACATCCACAAATGAAAAAGGAGAGTACGAACTGGGAAATGTTCCGCCGAAAGGAACACTCGTATTTACTATCATAGGTTATACCCGTTACGAGGAAGCCGTGAACGGGCAGGGCAACATACAGGTAACACTGTCTACTTTAGCCAGTGAACTGAATGAAACTGTGGTGATCGGTTATGGTACCAGGAAAAGAAAAGACCTTACCGGTTCCGTAGGAAGTGTAAGCATGGAAGATATGAACAAAGCCCCTGTTTCTTCTTTCGATGAAGCGCTGGCCGGAAGGGTAGCAGGTGTGCAGGTTTCTTCTGCCGAAGGCCAGCCCGGAACCAATTCCCGGATCGTGATCCGCGGTAACAACTCCCTCACGCAGGACAACTATCCGCTCTATGTAATCGACGGATTCCCCATTGAAACAGCGGATAATAATATCCTCAATCCGGACGATATTGAATCTATTGATGTATTGAAGGATGCCTCTGCTACTGCTATCTATGGAGCAAGAGGTGCAAACGGTGTAATTATTATTACCACCAAAAGAGGTAAGCTCGGCGCACCATCCATTCGTTACAATACCTGGTACGGTTTTCAGCAGAACATCCAGGAGATCCCGGTAATGGATGCCTATGAATTCGTGAAATTGCAGCAGGAGATCAAAGCAGGTGACCTGGACCTCACTTACCTCGCCAATGGTGCAACAGTAGAGGATTACAAGAACGTACCCAGCATCAACTGGCAGAAGAAACTGTACCGGGTAGCGCCTATGCAGAACCACTCCATCTCTATGTCCGGCGGTACGGAAAAAACAAAATATGCGGTATCCGGCCAGATCTTAGATCAGCAGGGAACTATCATCAACTCTGCATTTAAGCGTTACCAGGGCAAAGTGAGCCTTGACCAGCAGGTGAACGATAAGATAAAAGTAGGCGGTAACCTTAGTTATACTACTACCAAAACAACGGGTACATCTCCTTCCGCACTCAGTGGTTCTTCCATGAACAACCTGCTGTACAGCGCATGGGGTTACAGACCTGCCGGCCCTATCAACTCTTCTAAACCTATCAATGAAGATTTTGAAGATGAACTGATAGATGATATGGTGAACTCCGGTACGGATTATCGCATCAATCCTTTTCTGAGTGCAGAAAATGAATACCGCCTGCGGAATGTGAATAACCTCATCGCCAATGGTTTTGGCGAATACAGGATCCTGCCGGAACTGATGCTGCGTGTATCCGGAGGTATCAATAAGAATACACAGCGCAACGATGCCTTCAATAATTCGCTCACAAGAAGTGGTAACCCTAACACCGTCTATAAAGTGAACGGGTCCATCATGTATTATGAATCTTCTACCTGGCTGAATGAAAATACGCTGGTGTATGATAAGAAGATCAATAAGAACAACCGCATCAACGCAGTCGCCGGTTTTACATTGCAGGGAAATAAGAGCAGCGCTTACGGCATGTCTGCCAACCAATTGCCGAATGAAAGTCTTGGCCTGAGTGGTCTCAGCCAGGGTGTTCCGCAACCCATCACTTCCCGCGAATCTGAATGGTCTATGGCCTCTGCATTAGCCAGGGTGAACTACACTTTCAGAGAACGCTATCTGCTTACTGCTTCTTTCCGTTCAGATGGTTCTTCCAAATTCAGGTCTACCAATCAATGGAGCTATTTCCCTTCCGCAGCTTTTGCCTGGAAGATCAAGGGCGAAAAGTTCATGAAGAACATCCGTATTATCAATGATGCTAAATTGCGTGCCAGCTGGGGTATTACAGGAAATAACCGTGTAAGTGAATATGCAACCTATGCGCTGCTCGATTTTGCAGTACGTAATTCGTACTATTCATTTGGTAACCAGTTACAGCAAAGTGCCGTTCCCACTTCACTCGCCAGTGAAGACCTGAAATGGGAGAACACCGCGCAAACTGATGTGGGACTGGATGTGGATTTCTTCAAATCCCGTATATCCCTCTCCGTTGATTATTATAAAAAAACAACTTCAGACCTCCTGTTGAATGCAAAATTACCTCCCACCACGGGTTATGGTTCTGCCTTCAAGAACGTAGGCAAAACAAGCAACGAAGGTTTGGAGATCTCATTGAATACCGTCAACATCAAACCAACTAACAAAAATGGTTTCAGCTGGAGCAGCGGTTTCAATATCTCCTTCAATAAGAGCAAGATCCTGGCATTAACGCAAAACCAGGAATCCATGACCTCTTCCATGAGCTGGGATTCCTGGTATGCCACTGTGCCATTGTACATCGCAAAGATCGGCCAGCCGATGGGGCAGTTCTATGGCTTTATCTGGGATGGCGTGTATCAGTATGACGATTTCAATAAACTTCCCAACGGCAGCTATCTGCTGAAAGACGACAGACCAACCAACGGCAATACCCGCGCAGCTATCCAGCCCGGTGATATCAAATACAGGGACCTGAATGGAGATGGTGTAGTGAATGTGGATGACCGTACTGTTATAGGAAGAGGCCTGCCCGTACACATCGGCGGCTTCACCAACAATTTCAGGTATAAGAACTTCGACCTGAATATCTTCTTCCAATGGTCTTACGGTAACGAGATCATGAACGGTAACAGGATCAATTTTGAAACAGGTAATAAATCCTATCTCAACCAGTATAAAACCTTTGAAAGCAGGTGGACGCCGGATAATACAGCAACCACTATGCCGCGTGCAGGTGGCCAGTTTGGATATGTATATTCCACCCGTACACTCGAAGACGGATCTTTCCTGCGTTTGAAAACTGCCGCTATCGGGTACACCCTGCCTGCAGCATTGCTGAATAGAGCAAAGATCAAGAGCCTGCGCCTGTACGCATCTGCTCAGAACCTGATCACCTGGACGAAATATACCGGTTCAGATCCAGAGGTAGGGATTGGCTATTCAGCCCTCACCCCCGGATTCGATTATTCTTCCTACCCGAGAGCCAGAACCATCACTTTCGGTCTTAATCTTTCTTTATAA
- a CDS encoding RagB/SusD family nutrient uptake outer membrane protein gives MKKILSITSLVLLVIVSGCSKFLDKKPISSVSPTNYYNNEAEVNAAVAGVYSIAAMEFMWGGRIPIRHNASTDESFYSVTNQPIGPWWFTYDASDVTVTEMWTYLYSGIERANVVLANIGKAKMDDTKKAVLIGELKFLRAFYYFTLVQYWGDVPLKTTPSSSVNNVDLARTPMKDVYTFIEKEMKEAEAAVDVVTAIGNTERISRSTVQGILARVYLQWAGEPLKATAKYEDARQYALKVVQSNVHELNPSYSQIYINECQDIDEWKECIWETGNWGNNSDANRIGGRIGNENGVKCSSSNDQVVGYAYGFNSTTYKLFNLYKAGDLRRDWAISTYTLNATGVKANIAANNIYARNCAKWRREFELLRPLNKNYTPTNFPILRYADVLLMLAEAENEVNGPANAYQYINMVRRRGYGKPAGTPDVTADLTGLDQTSFRKAVQDERAMELCFEGLRKQDLIRWGLYLTAMRDQALEIKARATATYQYAATAAERVSERHLLYPIPSNEMSLNKLMVQNPGW, from the coding sequence ATGAAAAAGATACTTTCCATTACAAGCCTTGTTTTACTCGTTATAGTGAGCGGGTGCAGCAAGTTCCTCGATAAAAAACCTATTTCATCTGTATCACCAACTAACTACTATAATAATGAGGCAGAAGTGAATGCGGCAGTAGCAGGTGTTTACAGTATTGCAGCCATGGAATTCATGTGGGGCGGAAGGATCCCTATCCGCCACAACGCCAGTACAGATGAATCTTTCTACTCTGTCACCAACCAGCCCATCGGTCCATGGTGGTTCACATACGACGCATCAGATGTAACCGTAACAGAAATGTGGACATATCTTTACTCCGGCATCGAAAGGGCCAATGTGGTATTGGCCAATATAGGTAAAGCCAAAATGGACGATACCAAAAAGGCCGTATTGATCGGAGAACTGAAATTCCTCCGCGCATTCTATTATTTCACGCTCGTACAATATTGGGGTGATGTTCCATTGAAAACAACACCTTCTTCTTCTGTAAATAATGTAGACCTTGCAAGAACACCCATGAAGGATGTTTATACATTCATTGAGAAGGAAATGAAAGAAGCAGAAGCCGCAGTGGATGTAGTAACAGCCATCGGTAATACAGAACGTATCTCAAGATCAACTGTACAGGGCATATTAGCCAGGGTATACCTGCAATGGGCCGGTGAACCTTTGAAAGCAACCGCTAAGTACGAAGATGCCCGCCAGTATGCACTGAAAGTAGTGCAATCCAATGTACATGAATTGAACCCCAGCTATTCACAGATCTATATCAACGAATGCCAGGATATTGATGAATGGAAAGAATGCATATGGGAAACCGGTAACTGGGGCAATAACAGCGATGCCAACAGGATCGGCGGACGGATCGGAAATGAGAACGGCGTAAAATGTTCTTCTTCTAATGACCAGGTGGTAGGTTACGCCTATGGTTTTAACAGCACCACCTACAAATTATTCAACCTCTACAAAGCCGGCGACCTCAGAAGGGATTGGGCCATTTCAACCTATACCCTTAATGCCACTGGTGTAAAAGCTAACATTGCGGCCAATAATATCTATGCCCGCAATTGCGCGAAATGGCGCAGGGAATTTGAATTATTGCGTCCGCTGAATAAGAACTACACACCCACTAACTTCCCCATCCTGCGTTATGCAGATGTACTGTTGATGCTGGCAGAAGCAGAAAACGAAGTGAACGGCCCTGCTAACGCTTACCAATATATTAATATGGTAAGGAGAAGGGGATATGGCAAACCTGCCGGCACGCCGGATGTTACAGCAGACCTCACAGGCCTGGATCAAACATCCTTCCGTAAAGCGGTGCAGGACGAAAGGGCCATGGAACTCTGTTTCGAAGGATTACGCAAACAGGACCTGATCCGCTGGGGGCTATACCTCACCGCCATGAGAGATCAGGCACTGGAAATTAAAGCACGCGCTACGGCCACTTATCAATATGCAGCCACCGCAGCAGAACGTGTTTCAGAAAGACATTTGTTATATCCTATTCCATCCAATGAAATGTCTTTGAACAAGTTAATGGTGCAAAATCCCGGATGGTAA
- a CDS encoding DUF5017 domain-containing protein — MKKLLYILAGTFVAASCNTKDVPAPEFSVTSKSAAYALGDTSFFSFTGNPYNITFYAGDSSHQYEFRKRTSAKGTPQLQFTSYMQTGSQTNSLALMISTDFPGVYDSATIYSPNTHWTNITGKATLSAGTNNTPSGIVDLSEFVNDGKPVYIAFKYTGIKSTSAQRTWTIPTFTVTNLLEDNWTKMPVAADLAGASWAVVPMKNPAVKWVVSATNLKVTGGAAQSEEAESWVITKGLILNRAIPDAGTSLKNISSNAITSSFYIYKGAGNYKATFEAANTTVYESKTNVKEVQVTITP; from the coding sequence ATGAAGAAGCTATTGTATATACTCGCCGGAACCTTTGTTGCAGCCAGCTGTAACACAAAGGATGTGCCTGCGCCGGAATTTTCCGTTACATCAAAAAGTGCTGCCTATGCATTAGGGGATACTTCATTCTTTTCCTTTACCGGAAACCCCTATAACATCACTTTTTATGCAGGAGACAGTTCCCATCAGTATGAGTTCCGCAAAAGAACTTCCGCGAAAGGAACGCCCCAGCTGCAGTTCACCTCTTACATGCAAACCGGCTCGCAAACAAATTCACTCGCACTGATGATCTCCACAGATTTCCCCGGTGTATATGATTCCGCCACAATCTACAGTCCAAATACACACTGGACAAATATCACCGGCAAGGCCACACTGTCTGCCGGTACCAATAACACACCTTCAGGGATCGTAGATCTTTCTGAATTTGTGAACGATGGCAAACCTGTGTACATCGCTTTCAAATACACGGGCATCAAAAGCACCTCTGCGCAAAGGACCTGGACCATTCCAACTTTTACAGTGACCAACCTGCTGGAAGATAACTGGACCAAAATGCCTGTGGCAGCTGATCTTGCCGGAGCTTCCTGGGCTGTGGTACCTATGAAGAATCCTGCTGTGAAATGGGTAGTGTCTGCCACCAACCTCAAAGTTACCGGCGGTGCTGCTCAAAGTGAAGAAGCAGAAAGCTGGGTGATCACAAAAGGGCTGATCCTCAACAGGGCCATACCGGATGCAGGTACCTCACTGAAGAACATTTCTTCCAACGCCATCACCTCCTCTTTCTATATCTATAAAGGAGCAGGTAATTACAAAGCCACTTTTGAAGCTGCCAATACAACCGTATACGAAAGCAAAACAAACGTGAAGGAAGTTCAGGTAACTATCACACCCTGA
- a CDS encoding acetyl-CoA carboxylase carboxyltransferase subunit alpha produces the protein MQFLDFEKPIADLYEQLEKLKENGVKSGVDVSATVSEYEQKISDTKQNIYNNLTSWQKVQLSRHPDRPYTLEYIERMTTNFVEMHGDRNVKDDKAMVGGFADLDGETVMFIGQQKGINTKMRQIRNFGMANPEGYRKALRLMKLAERFNKPIVTLIDTPGAYPGLEAEERGQGEAIARNLFEMVKLRVPVICVIIGEGASGGALGIGIGDRIFMLENSWYTVISPENCSTILWRSWNFKEKAAEELKLTSSYMSQFGLVDGVIPEPIGGAHSNHEEMAAILKAKLKSTLAEVKKIDPDTRIEQRIDKFSNMGFYEER, from the coding sequence ATGCAATTTCTGGATTTTGAAAAACCGATTGCGGATCTGTACGAACAACTGGAAAAACTGAAGGAGAACGGCGTTAAGTCCGGTGTGGATGTTTCGGCAACCGTAAGCGAGTACGAACAAAAAATCAGCGACACTAAGCAGAACATCTATAATAATCTGACCAGCTGGCAAAAGGTACAACTGAGCCGCCATCCGGACAGGCCATATACCCTTGAGTACATCGAACGCATGACCACCAACTTCGTGGAAATGCATGGTGACAGGAATGTGAAGGATGATAAGGCTATGGTAGGCGGGTTTGCCGACCTGGATGGCGAAACCGTGATGTTCATCGGGCAGCAGAAAGGTATCAATACCAAAATGCGCCAGATCCGTAATTTCGGAATGGCCAATCCGGAAGGTTACCGCAAAGCCCTCCGCCTTATGAAACTGGCAGAAAGGTTCAACAAACCCATTGTTACCCTCATAGACACGCCGGGAGCTTATCCCGGTCTGGAAGCAGAGGAAAGGGGACAGGGCGAAGCGATTGCCCGTAACCTGTTTGAAATGGTGAAACTGAGAGTGCCGGTAATCTGCGTGATCATTGGAGAAGGTGCCTCAGGCGGTGCATTGGGAATTGGTATAGGCGACCGTATTTTCATGCTGGAAAACAGCTGGTATACAGTGATCTCCCCGGAAAACTGCTCCACCATCCTCTGGCGCAGCTGGAACTTTAAGGAAAAAGCAGCAGAAGAACTGAAACTCACTTCCTCCTACATGAGCCAGTTCGGTCTTGTAGATGGTGTGATCCCCGAACCCATAGGCGGCGCACATTCCAACCATGAAGAAATGGCAGCCATCCTTAAAGCAAAGTTAAAGTCTACCCTCGCAGAAGTGAAGAAGATCGATCCGGATACCCGCATCGAACAACGGATAGACAAATTCTCGAATATGGGCTTTTACGAAGAACGCTAA
- the dapA gene encoding 4-hydroxy-tetrahydrodipicolinate synthase, giving the protein MLQQQLRGTGVALVTPFTTNGAIDWTGLERLINHVIEGGVNYVVTLGTTGETPTLSSDEKLDLIKFTFEKVSKRVPVVVGIGDYSTADVVSRLEKCPLDDAAAILSVSPFYSKPTQEGIFQHYKAIAAASPKPIILYNVPARTGRNMTAETTLRLAHEVENIVAMKEASGDMLQCMQIIRDKPKDFLVISGDDGVAFPQLACGMDGVISVAANYFAKDFSAMVKATLDGNIAEGRRLHYKMLEGFDLMFMENNPAGIKAFLSFDKIIENTFRLPILPVSNDLQAKINTFLKGY; this is encoded by the coding sequence ATGTTACAGCAACAATTAAGGGGAACTGGTGTTGCACTGGTTACGCCCTTTACTACAAACGGAGCGATTGATTGGACAGGCCTGGAGAGGCTGATCAATCATGTGATCGAAGGAGGAGTGAACTATGTGGTTACTTTAGGTACCACCGGAGAAACACCCACCCTCTCTTCTGATGAAAAACTGGACCTGATAAAATTTACGTTCGAGAAGGTAAGTAAACGGGTGCCCGTTGTAGTAGGAATTGGTGATTATAGCACCGCGGATGTTGTAAGCCGGCTGGAAAAATGCCCGCTGGACGATGCTGCGGCTATTCTGAGCGTATCTCCTTTTTACAGCAAACCAACGCAGGAAGGGATCTTCCAGCACTATAAAGCCATCGCGGCCGCTTCTCCCAAACCTATCATATTGTACAATGTTCCTGCCCGCACCGGCCGTAATATGACCGCAGAAACAACCCTGCGCCTGGCCCATGAGGTAGAGAACATCGTAGCCATGAAAGAAGCTTCCGGCGATATGCTCCAATGCATGCAGATCATCCGCGATAAACCCAAAGACTTCCTGGTGATCAGCGGAGACGATGGCGTGGCATTTCCCCAGCTTGCCTGCGGAATGGATGGCGTGATTTCCGTAGCTGCCAACTACTTCGCAAAAGATTTCTCCGCCATGGTAAAAGCTACCCTGGATGGTAACATAGCAGAAGGCCGCCGCCTCCACTACAAAATGCTCGAAGGCTTCGACCTCATGTTCATGGAAAACAACCCGGCCGGTATCAAAGCATTCCTGTCTTTCGACAAGATCATAGAGAATACTTTCCGCCTGCCCATCCTTCCCGTGAGCAACGACCTCCAGGCTAAAATAAATACCTTCCTAAAAGGTTACTAA
- a CDS encoding DUF3575 domain-containing protein encodes MKRAALLLMLPLCLGLSVMAQTDSTAHSTAGTDSTEAPSRKHRLRNLPYNKNIIKTNLSSIALNNYGLTYERMIARKISASLGYRFMPKTYLAKTALTEKVMDYFEDGDGEITQQLDKLQMSGNAITAEIRFYTGRRAGAKGFYAGVYGRYASFKYDYPYDFELPTEKRLVPLTGKSSGIGGGIILGGQFNLHKHVIVDLFIIGGHYGNLSGKVEGLTDLSDLDEQQRADLKDDVESLIEIGGKKNITAEVRNDGLRADVKMPFVGVRGLGLTIGISF; translated from the coding sequence ATGAAAAGAGCAGCACTGCTTCTTATGCTCCCTTTATGCCTGGGCCTGAGCGTAATGGCTCAAACAGACAGCACCGCCCACAGCACCGCCGGTACAGATTCAACCGAAGCCCCTTCCCGCAAACACAGGCTCCGTAATCTGCCCTACAACAAGAACATTATTAAAACAAACCTCTCTTCCATTGCATTGAATAACTATGGGCTTACCTATGAAAGGATGATTGCCCGGAAGATCTCCGCTTCCCTGGGTTACCGTTTTATGCCTAAAACCTACCTGGCTAAAACGGCATTAACAGAAAAAGTAATGGATTACTTTGAAGATGGTGACGGAGAGATCACGCAACAGCTGGACAAACTGCAAATGAGCGGAAACGCCATCACAGCGGAGATCCGCTTCTACACTGGCCGCAGGGCTGGTGCCAAAGGTTTCTATGCCGGTGTGTATGGCAGGTATGCTTCTTTCAAATATGATTATCCTTATGACTTTGAACTGCCTACAGAAAAAAGGTTAGTACCCCTAACGGGCAAAAGCAGTGGTATTGGTGGAGGAATTATCCTTGGTGGTCAGTTCAACCTGCATAAGCATGTGATCGTTGACCTGTTCATCATTGGGGGGCATTATGGTAATCTTAGCGGTAAAGTAGAAGGGCTTACAGACCTGAGTGATCTTGATGAACAGCAAAGAGCTGATCTGAAAGATGATGTAGAATCGCTGATAGAGATCGGGGGTAAGAAGAATATTACAGCAGAGGTGAGGAATGATGGATTGAGGGCCGATGTTAAGATGCCCTTTGTGGGTGTAAGGGGACTTGGGTTAACGATCGGGATATCCTTCTAG
- a CDS encoding ribonuclease Z: MFAVTILGNNSAIPTPDRHPTSQVITYNDQLILVDCGEGTQMQLQRYKIKRGRIRHIFISHLHGDHYFGLIGLINSMSLLGRIEPLSVYGPPELEEILQIQLHVAATTLNFELNFHPLLPGQTGVVLKEKEMEVSFFPTRHRIPCYGFSFSLQRRKRRIIPEQARIYEIPAAFYSKLQEGADYERKDGKVVKNDWVTLPPPRAKRYVYCADSIYDEDLVPHMKEADIVYHETTYLHDLSQRAADRFHSTTVQAATLAKMAGAHRLLIGHFSSKYTELQPFLDETRPVFPETELAIEGVTYLI, translated from the coding sequence ATGTTCGCGGTAACAATTTTAGGCAATAATTCGGCAATACCTACACCAGACCGGCATCCTACATCGCAGGTGATCACTTATAACGACCAGCTGATCCTTGTGGATTGCGGAGAAGGCACACAGATGCAGCTACAGCGTTACAAGATAAAAAGGGGGCGTATCCGGCATATCTTTATCAGTCACCTGCATGGCGATCACTATTTTGGGCTGATAGGCCTGATCAACAGCATGAGCTTACTGGGGCGGATAGAGCCTTTATCGGTTTACGGCCCGCCGGAGCTGGAGGAAATATTGCAGATCCAGCTACATGTTGCCGCCACTACCCTCAACTTCGAGCTCAACTTCCATCCCCTGCTGCCTGGCCAAACAGGCGTTGTATTGAAGGAAAAGGAAATGGAGGTCAGCTTCTTCCCTACCCGCCACCGCATTCCCTGTTATGGTTTTTCCTTCAGCCTCCAACGTAGAAAACGCAGGATCATACCAGAACAGGCACGCATATATGAAATACCGGCTGCTTTTTATTCCAAACTACAGGAAGGCGCTGATTATGAACGGAAAGATGGAAAGGTGGTCAAAAACGATTGGGTCACCCTTCCCCCTCCCAGGGCCAAACGATATGTATATTGTGCGGACTCCATATATGATGAGGACCTGGTACCTCATATGAAAGAAGCGGACATCGTATATCATGAAACCACTTATCTCCACGACCTTTCACAACGGGCGGCAGACAGGTTCCACAGCACTACTGTTCAGGCCGCGACACTCGCTAAGATGGCAGGAGCGCACCGTTTGCTGATCGGTCATTTTTCTTCCAAATACACGGAATTACAACCTTTCCTGGATGAAACCCGCCCTGTTTTCCCCGAAACAGAACTGGCCATAGAGGGCGTCACCTATCTTATCTAG
- a CDS encoding STAS domain-containing protein: MQFKIDTKEKIVLFRLEEPELNANLAAELEKAVFGIPDLEDKNLVLDLHSLQSADENGLKAIFAVYNRQYERGLSAAVAHLRAPLSAALSEKYPEMLNVVPTESEAIDMVMMEDLERELDLGE; the protein is encoded by the coding sequence ATGCAATTCAAAATTGATACCAAAGAAAAAATAGTGCTTTTCCGGCTGGAAGAACCCGAACTGAATGCTAATTTGGCAGCCGAGCTGGAAAAAGCGGTTTTTGGAATACCTGATCTGGAGGATAAGAATCTGGTGCTGGACCTGCATTCCCTGCAATCTGCCGATGAAAATGGCCTTAAAGCCATTTTTGCAGTATACAACCGCCAGTACGAGCGTGGGCTTTCAGCCGCCGTTGCTCACCTTCGCGCTCCCCTATCCGCTGCATTAAGTGAAAAATACCCCGAAATGCTGAATGTAGTGCCTACAGAATCTGAAGCCATTGATATGGTGATGATGGAAGACCTGGAGCGGGAGCTTGACCTGGGAGAATAG